In Asanoa sp. WMMD1127, one genomic interval encodes:
- a CDS encoding polyprenyl synthetase family protein encodes MTQTLPALDRSREHLLPALRAAIARLDPTSRLAASYHLGWCAADGTPGEANGGKAIRPALALLSAEAAGAPARVGLPGAVAVELVHNFSLLHDDLMDGDVERRHRRTVWAVWGGDTAILTGDALLALAHEVVLEAGTPYAARAGLLLAATTRELTRGQVQDVAFETRDDVTLDECIDMASGKTGSLLAASAAIGAVLAGAPESVETALKTFGAQVGLAFQLVDDVLGIWGDPAVTGKPVFSDLRSRKKTLPVSYTLGDPRHGPALAAWLAEPGEHDDPALRRAADLVENAGGREWALSEARERMSLAEKALSTVDIDEEARTELMALGRFIVDRDS; translated from the coding sequence ATGACACAGACGCTGCCAGCGTTGGACCGCAGCCGCGAGCATCTGCTCCCCGCTTTGCGGGCCGCGATCGCCCGGCTCGACCCGACCAGCCGGCTGGCCGCCTCCTACCACCTCGGCTGGTGCGCGGCCGACGGCACGCCCGGCGAGGCCAACGGCGGCAAGGCGATCCGGCCGGCGCTGGCCCTGCTCTCCGCGGAGGCGGCCGGCGCGCCGGCCCGGGTCGGGCTGCCCGGCGCGGTCGCCGTCGAGCTCGTCCACAACTTCTCGCTGCTGCACGACGACCTGATGGACGGCGACGTCGAGCGGCGGCACCGGCGCACGGTGTGGGCCGTCTGGGGCGGTGACACGGCCATCCTGACCGGCGACGCCCTGCTCGCGCTGGCGCACGAGGTGGTGCTCGAGGCCGGCACGCCGTACGCCGCCCGGGCCGGGCTCCTGCTCGCCGCCACCACCCGCGAGCTGACCCGCGGCCAGGTGCAGGACGTCGCGTTCGAGACCCGCGACGACGTGACGCTCGACGAGTGCATCGACATGGCCAGCGGAAAGACGGGCTCCCTGCTCGCCGCCAGCGCGGCGATCGGCGCCGTGCTGGCCGGCGCGCCGGAGTCGGTGGAGACCGCGCTGAAGACCTTCGGCGCCCAGGTCGGCCTGGCCTTCCAGCTCGTCGACGACGTGCTGGGGATCTGGGGCGACCCGGCGGTGACCGGCAAGCCGGTCTTCTCGGACCTGCGGTCGCGCAAGAAGACCCTGCCGGTCAGCTACACGCTCGGTGACCCGCGGCACGGCCCCGCGCTGGCCGCCTGGCTGGCCGAGCCGGGCGAGCACGACGACCCGGCGCTGCGCCGGGCGGCCGACCTGGTGGAGAACGCCGGCGGCCGGGAGTGGGCGCTCTCCGAGGCGCGCGAGCGCATGTCGCTGGCCGAGAAGGCACTGTCCACCGTCGACATCGACGAGGAAGCACGCACGGAACTGATGGCCCTGGGGAGGTTCATCGTGGACCGGGACTCATGA
- the shc gene encoding squalene--hopene cyclase: MTTTVTGTHPLDQAPRSVAATLSAAVEHLRVRQDPAGWWKGELATNVTMDAEDLLLRQFLGIRTERETEEAARWIRSQQRDDGTWANFHGGPGDLSTTVEAYVVLKLAGDDPAAPHMARARAFIREMGGLERTRVFTRIWMALFGLWSWDDLPELPPEMIFLPRWFPLNVYDWACWARQTVVPLTIVGSLRPVRPLPIGIDELRTGARPPRSAPLWSWSGFFQRTDRVLKLYGRHAIRPLRELAQRRGAEWILARQEADGSWGGIQPPWVYSLLALHLLGYSLEHPALKAGFAGLDAFTIREETEAGWVRRLEACQSPVWDTALALVALLDAGVPATDDAVRRAATWLLAEEIAVPGDWAVRRPGLAPGGWAFEFANDLYPDTDDTAEIVLALRRVAAGLPIDDPLRADIEGAVARGVEWTAGMQSGDGGWGAFDADNTRTLANKLPFCDFGEVIDPPSADVTAHVVEMLAVEGRAADPVTQRGVTWLLRNQESDGSWFGRWGANYVYGTGAAVPALVAAGVDPGAPAIRAAVHWLVAHQNPDGGWGEDLRSYDDPANWAGKGASTPSQTAWALLALLAAGETDHPATRAGVDHLIGTQRGDGGWDEDHFTGTGFPGDFYINYHLYRLVFPITALGRYLDVT, encoded by the coding sequence ATGACTACGACCGTCACTGGCACGCACCCGCTCGACCAGGCGCCGCGGTCGGTGGCGGCCACGCTCTCCGCCGCGGTCGAGCACCTGCGGGTCCGGCAGGATCCGGCCGGCTGGTGGAAGGGCGAGCTCGCCACCAACGTGACGATGGACGCGGAGGACCTGCTCCTGCGGCAGTTCCTCGGCATCCGCACCGAGCGGGAGACCGAAGAGGCGGCCCGCTGGATCCGCTCACAGCAGCGCGACGACGGCACCTGGGCCAACTTCCACGGCGGGCCGGGCGACCTGTCGACGACCGTCGAGGCGTACGTCGTGCTGAAGCTCGCCGGCGACGACCCGGCCGCGCCGCACATGGCCCGCGCCCGCGCCTTCATCCGCGAGATGGGCGGCCTGGAGCGCACCCGGGTGTTCACCCGGATCTGGATGGCCCTGTTCGGGCTCTGGTCCTGGGACGACCTGCCCGAGCTGCCGCCCGAGATGATCTTCCTGCCGCGCTGGTTCCCGCTCAACGTCTACGACTGGGCGTGCTGGGCCCGGCAGACCGTGGTGCCGCTGACCATCGTCGGCAGCCTGCGCCCGGTGCGCCCGCTGCCGATCGGCATCGACGAGCTGCGCACCGGCGCCCGGCCGCCGCGGTCGGCGCCACTGTGGAGCTGGAGCGGCTTCTTCCAGCGCACCGACCGGGTGCTCAAGCTCTACGGCCGGCACGCGATCCGGCCGCTGCGGGAGCTCGCGCAGCGCCGCGGCGCCGAGTGGATCCTGGCCCGCCAGGAGGCCGACGGCTCGTGGGGCGGCATCCAGCCGCCGTGGGTCTACTCGCTGCTCGCCCTGCACCTGCTCGGCTACTCGCTCGAACACCCGGCGCTCAAGGCCGGTTTCGCGGGCCTCGACGCGTTCACGATCCGCGAGGAGACCGAGGCGGGCTGGGTACGCCGCCTGGAGGCCTGCCAGTCGCCGGTCTGGGACACGGCCCTGGCGCTGGTGGCGCTGCTGGACGCCGGCGTGCCGGCCACCGACGACGCGGTCCGCCGGGCGGCGACCTGGCTGCTGGCCGAGGAGATCGCGGTGCCCGGCGACTGGGCGGTGCGCCGGCCCGGGCTGGCTCCCGGCGGCTGGGCGTTCGAGTTCGCCAACGACCTCTACCCCGACACCGACGACACCGCCGAGATCGTGCTGGCGCTGCGCCGGGTCGCGGCCGGGCTGCCGATCGACGACCCGCTGCGGGCCGACATCGAGGGCGCGGTCGCCCGCGGCGTCGAGTGGACGGCCGGCATGCAGTCCGGCGACGGCGGCTGGGGCGCGTTCGACGCCGACAACACCCGCACGCTCGCCAACAAGCTGCCGTTCTGCGACTTCGGCGAGGTCATCGACCCGCCGTCGGCCGACGTCACCGCGCACGTCGTGGAGATGCTGGCCGTCGAGGGCCGCGCCGCCGACCCGGTGACCCAGCGGGGGGTCACCTGGCTGCTGCGCAATCAGGAGTCCGACGGCTCGTGGTTCGGCCGGTGGGGCGCCAACTACGTCTACGGCACCGGCGCGGCCGTGCCGGCCCTGGTCGCGGCCGGCGTCGACCCCGGCGCCCCGGCCATCCGGGCCGCCGTGCACTGGCTGGTCGCGCACCAGAACCCGGACGGCGGCTGGGGCGAGGACCTGCGCTCCTACGACGACCCGGCGAACTGGGCCGGCAAGGGCGCCTCGACCCCGTCGCAGACCGCGTGGGCGCTGCTCGCGCTGCTCGCGGCCGGCGAGACCGACCACCCGGCGACCCGGGCCGGCGTCGACCACCTGATCGGCACGCAGCGCGGCGACGGCGGCTGGGACGAGGACCACTTCACCGGCACCGGCTTCCCGGGCGACTTCTACATCAACTACCAC